tcttcttctcttctcagTCCTCCGCGcttttctcgcttctcttcagAGTACattttatttatttatttcATGGGGCGGGCGCAGGGGTGGGGCGGAGGAATTGGCGGTCGCCTGGAGGCCAACGGGAAAAGTGATGAGTGTTTTACTCTTTGTCTTTTGTGCAGTGGGGCCCCTCGACTTGCCCTATACGGAGGCGGCGACCCACTTAGCTCGCCACCCTTGTCCCACCCACCTTCCCTCCGTCTGTTCCTACCTCTTTTTTTGCTTAACGCCGGATCTCTGGGCGGCACGATGTTCATGGGTGTATGCTTGTCTGCGCCGGCGACCTTCAGTGCTacttttttcgtttgtttgctttCCCAACTAGAACGTCGTGACTGACGCGCTGTGGAATTCCGCATCGAGGTGAAGACAAGAAGCGAACGTACAGAATGACAATGTCGAAGCGTGCGTTGCTTGTGGAGGGCGCGCGTGTGGCGAGCTGATGCTCTGATCTGGCGAGACCAGCTTGTGGGGTGAGTGgggcgcggggggggggaaggacCACACCTACAAGTACACAAgtacacaagcacacagaTGCTCTCTGCTGTTGCGTGCGTGGGCAGATCCCCCTTTCGGTGCTGCTTACGCCAGGGTTTGCAACCTGGTTCGCTGCGCAATCTCTCTTTTCGTAGAGACGCCTTCACGTGGGGCGATGGCTCCCGGTGCCAAGGCGATACATTGTGACGCGCGCTTCGCAGGTGCCGAATTCGCTCATCTTTTATTGGTCAGTTTGctcatctctcttctttccgaATGGAGCGCTGTACTTTTGtgtccccccctctctctcaccctttACTCGTCTTTCTTGCCAAACATGCAacccccccaccacacacacaccacgccCGAACATGTGTCGCGTTCATCGCATACTCATCCGCACTGACGCATTGCCATTGGGCCAACTCCTGTTCTCCTTCTGCGTCTTTGTTATACCTTTTCGAGAGCCGGGTTGCTCCACTGTCGCTTTTCACTCGCGCCGTCTCCCGCCTCGCTTCGGTCCCTCGCACTTGTTGGACCTTCGGCTTCatctctttcgtttttccTTCTCACTCTTGTCGCCATACCAGCTTCCTCCTTTCCATTCATACAGTCACCTGTGTGCCCCTgcctgtgtttctctctctctgtgttctCGAGCGTGGTTCATACCGCCCGCAGCACGGCTTTGACTCCTGTCCATTCTCTCTTGGACACATCGAGGTAGACCGGCTGCGTGCTCGTAaaggcgcacctcctctcttcttcctcagtGCAACTTACGCACTGGGCGACactttcgtttcttttttttttcccctaCCGTCGCCATGCCAGCAAAACCGGCGCAGGACTTCTTCTCCCTGGACGCGAACGGACAACGCGAAGCGCTCATCATTATTAAGAAGCTGCAGTGTAAGATTCTGTACAGTGACAAGTACTACGATGATGTGTTCGAGTACCGTCATGTGATTCTCCCGAAGGATCTCGCCCGTCTCGTCCCCACCAGCCGCCTCATGAGTGAGATGGAATGGCGTCAACTCGGCGTGCAGCAGTCGCAAGGGTGGGTGCACTACATGATTCACAAGCCAGAGCCTCACGTGCTGCTTTTCAAGCGTCCTCGCACGTAAGAGAAAAGGGATCACCAAAGAACGGGAGCCAAAAAGCGCGCAGTCGCATGAGCGCGCCAGGAGAGATGATCGGGAGAGGGCGATTGACGGTGGGGAGAAGCGTGAAAAAGAGTAGGCGGCGCTATTGACTATCACTCAAACTGTGCACAGCGCCTTGTTACCTTTTCCAGCCCTCGCCGCTTATCCtctcctcacctctcttctttctccgactgtttctctcttcctcagtCTGTATCGTGTTGGCTCTCACTGCGGTGATCAAGCTCATCGTCTCCTTTCATCATGGTGTGTTGCATGCTCGCTCATTAGTTTCTCTGTCTCACCGTTTCGCATTGTTCACCGACTCGTCATCGATCTGCCCTGggccccccttttcccagcctcctcccctccccttctctctttctgcacTTTTCCTTACCTCCGGgtttccttccccccccacccccattAGACAACACATAGAATGGTTTCTGTTCTCCGTTGGTGTGCTGTGTTGCATTCGCTGCTCACTAGTGCGTGTCTTCTTCTCCCTGTGCTGTGCATTGCGGCTTCTTACGAGGAACGCTTTGTCCTGTTGATTTGGCCCTGCGAGTATTTTGCTGTGTTCCTTCAGTATTGTTTTGTTTGCTGGCGGGCTGAGGCGAAGAACGGTGCGGCTGCGTTTTTATAGCCGCCTTggcgcgtgcggcgacggGATGCGGGTTTGCTGGGCGAAGGTAGGCGAGTCTTCCTGAATGCAGAAATCAAACAGACGTACTGGCAAGACGAAGATGAAAATGTTATAGCAGCAGTCGCTCGCGGCCCCCGTTGCACTGTCTATCGGTCGCGAGGGATGAGAGCGagttgcgtgtgtgcgtatgtgcgcaATTCTCCGGTACGCTACAGGGGCTCGGCTGCGTTTTGCCAgagccttttttttctttcgtatTTTGAACGTCTTGCGCGGCCGTCGTGAACTGCCGCGTGACTTCCGTACTGTGCCAGCTTCGACGGTTAAGAGGGCTGGGCGGCCTTCTGTGTCGGGTAGGTGTGCAGAGCCCGGCGTCCACGACTTGCGTCATCTTCCAGCGATTTTCCTGTCGGGAAAGTAGAAAAAATGCCTCACGACACGCGCCTGCACCTCCTTCTGTAATGTGTACGACAgtcgcccttcttcttcccttcccgGCGAACGATTGCCAGCGTTGCTGTGCATGGCCGCCGCCACTATCCTCCCGCTTCGTTTCTCAGAGCAGAAGCCCACCCACTAACATAGAAGTACACATGCAAGGACGCATCGGCCTCTGAGAAGACCACCTGCAAAGACAGTCAGATCGACGATGAACGGGCGCCAAACACAACTCATCTGCGTCACGGTGGCGGCTGCCAGTCTGCTGGGTGCGCTCAGCTACGTTGCGTACAGGCAGCTGAGCCAGGATCGCCCTGGCAGCCTGGGCGGAAAAGCGCAGGCGTCCAAGTTTCCTGTACgtgcgcctgccgctgctgccgatgcAGACGCCTTAACACCCGGACCTCAGGTCCCCATCGAGCTCCCTGCCGAGTCACCATATCTGGCAGCGGACAGAGGCAAGGCCCTGAAGCTGCTAAACGTGCTGAAACAGGAGGCCAACATTGCCTTCCAGGAGGGCCGCTTCGAAGATGCACTGCGTGGCTATCAGGACTGCATCGAGGTTACGTCGGTCCTTGGTGCCGCAGACACGGAGGCTGTCAAGACGGAGCAGATTGTGCGCGCGAACGTAGCAATGGTGTGCATCCGCATGCACGAGTACGACGCGGCGCGtgcggtggcgacgatgcTGCTACAGGACGCCGCGGTAGCGCTCCCAGAGGACCTCAAGGTGAAGGTGCTCTACAGGCGAGGGCTGGCCAGCAAGGCGCTCAACAAccgcacagcggcgctggcggacTTCAACGCTGCTGTGCACTTCTCAAAGGACCACCGGAATCcggtggtggagaaggagatTGCACTGCTGCAGAGAGGCGATGCATGAGCGGTGTTGTGGGGGCAAACCCAAGGGAAATATGAATGCGCTTGTCACCGGTTGGAGGGGACGACATGCAGACGTACTGGCCTCTGCGCAGACTCTCTACCTAGCGAATCCCTGCAAAGTAAGCAGTTCGCTAATGGTGATGCCACGATGATACAGGTCTGTACTGGCGTGTATGGCGTTACCAATTCAAAGTAGTGCTTGTGTGAACCGGGAATCATTGCTGTTGCTTCACAAGAGCGTAAGGTAGCGCttggtgcgcgtgtgtgcacggCGCGGGAAGCGATTCATCCACTCACACCCTTCACACAGCATGAATGAGCCTGATTCGAGTACTCGCGGGGCAGCGCGGTGGGCTGCTAGGAACTTTCCACCTTCACCGCCCTCTGACTCTCTACGCGCGCCCTCCACTTTCCCGTCTTCCTTTCACGCCCCcttgcctcctcttcgcggttcagcacagcagcatcTGCGCTTCATAGCGACCTCATGTCTTGGTTCCTGGCATACTAACTACACTACCCTCGTCAGACACACGGACTTCGACGTTAGTGTGCTCTTCCTTCATAATTAAAACTGCCGTCTTTTCGTCTGCCGTCATTCTCAGCTGCTTCTGCAGATGCTCACGCCGGTGTTCGACTGCAGTCAAGAAGGCGGCTTCGTCGTCattcgcctcttcctctccgccATCTGCAAAGTAATGAACGCCGTCTTTGACATCAACGAGACGCAGTTTACTTTCTACTGCTCCCCGTACTACTTACGCCTGCGTTTTGACCAATGCCtgggggagggcaggggaGAGCGGGCTACGTACGACTTGGAGACGTGCGTGCTCACAGTGTACCTGCCAAAGGCAGACGCGGCGGAAGTCTTCACGAAGCTCGATAACCCGGCCTACCTCATTGCTacggagaagcagcgcgctTCGCTTATTCAGGTCCTCGGCGGTGCCAACTCGAGCGACGCTGCCACCGGCGCGGGtgacgagctggaggagaccGAGTACGTACAATCCTCTCCGGATGCCACTGCGGCAgtcggcgccgccgacaGGAGCGAGAGCCTAGCACCTGAGGAGCAGTGCAGCTACGGCTTTGCGAACGCGTTTAGTGGACTCTTCCAAAAGCTGGATACAGATGTTGTGCGCGAGGTGGTGAGCCTGCGCTGTAATCCCGAGTGCACCACCCGCGAGGAGCGCCGGCGATTGCGCCTCGCTGCGGAGATGAGCGACTTTGACGTGGATGCGCTGCTTTTCGCCGTCGAGGATGCCGAGGGGGAGGTAGCGCAGGTGCTACGGTACGTCCCTACACACATGAGGGACTTTCAGAATGCTCTGCAGGACAGCGCTACCGGGCCGGGAAGAGAGCcagtgctgccgcaggtgGTGGTTGCAAGTATCCCTGACGCAGACGGGTGCGCTTCGTGTCGGTGCGACGCAGATCCgctagaggaggaggagagcacgCTTCTCGGAGGCGATGATGCGCGACCCGTCACAGTGTGGAGCGGCAACGTTGCCGACTTCAAGAAGCCACtcatcgaggagctgcaccCTGTTGTCAACGTCGAGCGAGAGTTGGCATCATCAGCGACGGTGGCTGGTGCGGTTGCTTCCGCTGTGTCTTCTCAAACTGCCACTAAGACTTCTGTGCCGCCTGAGCCACGCACGCGGTTGGCGATTCCCCGAGTGCGCCCGTCGCTGAAGTTCACTCGAGACGAGACAGAGATTCTAATGCGGCTAAAGCTGCCCCGGCtgcttttccctccctcacagGCAGAAGTGGAGGCACTGACTGCCGATCTTCTCTTTAGCGAGGCCTACGACGACCTCGTGACGGagggcagcggctgcagcgagtCGCTATGGAACCTCACGCAGCTGAGTCCGGCCCTTTCCTACCTCGATCCGGCCGACACGCTCTACGACGCGTGCGTCGCGTTTGCACGCCGCGCACTGGTGTAcccgctgcatcgccactGTGCATTGCTGCAGCGGGTctgggcggtggtgggcacGCGGCTACTGCTGGGGCGTAACTACACTCTCCGTGCTCTTTTACGCGTGCGTATCATTCTCTCGCATGCGGAGCACAAGCACCTCTTGTCGACCATCTACCTGGACCCTCTGATTGCGTACTGGATGCACGTTCCCACGGCGGACGATTGCCTGATGCGCATGGGTCTTGAGATTCACCAGCACGTCTCCCGCATAAAGTCGACGACAGTGTCAAAGTCTGGGGCGCCCGCTTTGCATTCGATGTTAGTGGATGCCGATAGAGTGACGCTCTACCCGCTCACGCTGGCGTATTTCGGACTCCCGCTCTctgaggagagggaggatgACCGGTAGAGGTGATGGTTTGTGTGagtttgtctctcttctgtgGCAGTGACCCGCTTCCGTCTGGTTTGGCACCCTGTGGGAGTATTGATGGCGTGTTAGGGTCCAGCAGCAAACGCCTGCTGCATTGCCAACGCA
The nucleotide sequence above comes from Leishmania braziliensis MHOM/BR/75/M2904 complete genome, chromosome 32. Encoded proteins:
- a CDS encoding cyclin-dependent kinase regulatory subunit; amino-acid sequence: MPAKPAQDFFSLDANGQREALIIIKKLQCKILYSDKYYDDVFEYRHVILPKDLARLVPTSRLMSEMEWRQLGVQQSQGWVHYMIHKPEPHVLLFKRPRT